In Abditibacteriaceae bacterium, one DNA window encodes the following:
- a CDS encoding HAD family hydrolase, translated as MELYVKQELMNALPQIDALLLDIDGVVLNVADTFRVVTSEIVQLFAKRWMNLEDLGEEGSVILLPEECELFKNAGGFNNDWDLTNAAVTLALGQQLMDSNIKTTAELRAKCDWVGYTTELKRRGGGLEVAEKYVLDLLPPPARRDFARAWNPRLVAQLFQETYAGTAMCHKLYGFEAEYVKSEGYLDKEPVIIDADLIPAKLKVGVLTGRTAQEAEIAIQRAGLSARIPQSHRVTDTDGVRKPDGATLELLQQKMGFKTALYVGDILDDLNTVKNFRALPASGRARVFSCLVQDAAQGNVDRRALLEAGTEFIAPDVNAVLQLLENMKK; from the coding sequence ATGGAACTTTACGTCAAACAAGAACTGATGAATGCGCTGCCGCAAATCGACGCGCTGTTGCTCGATATCGACGGCGTTGTGCTTAACGTCGCGGATACGTTTCGCGTTGTGACTTCGGAAATCGTGCAGCTTTTTGCGAAGCGCTGGATGAATCTGGAAGACCTCGGCGAAGAAGGCAGCGTCATTTTGCTGCCCGAAGAATGCGAGCTATTCAAGAACGCAGGCGGCTTCAACAACGATTGGGATTTGACCAACGCCGCTGTCACGCTCGCTTTGGGCCAGCAGTTGATGGATTCGAATATCAAAACGACTGCGGAACTGCGCGCTAAGTGCGATTGGGTTGGCTACACCACCGAACTGAAGCGTCGTGGCGGCGGCTTGGAAGTAGCGGAAAAGTACGTTCTCGACCTTTTGCCGCCGCCAGCGCGCCGCGACTTCGCTCGCGCCTGGAATCCGCGTCTGGTCGCGCAGTTGTTTCAGGAAACCTACGCCGGAACCGCGATGTGCCACAAGCTTTATGGCTTTGAAGCCGAATACGTCAAAAGCGAAGGTTATCTCGACAAAGAGCCGGTGATTATCGACGCCGATTTGATTCCGGCCAAGCTGAAAGTCGGCGTTTTGACCGGACGCACCGCGCAAGAAGCCGAAATCGCCATCCAACGCGCGGGACTGTCGGCGCGCATCCCCCAATCACATCGCGTGACCGACACCGATGGCGTTCGCAAGCCCGATGGCGCAACGCTCGAATTGCTGCAGCAGAAGATGGGTTTCAAAACAGCGCTTTATGTCGGCGATATTCTCGACGACCTCAACACGGTCAAAAACTTCCGCGCCCTGCCCGCTTCGGGCCGCGCGCGCGTGTTTAGCTGCCTCGTGCAAGATGCCGCGCAGGGAAATGTGGATCGCCGCGCGCTTCTCGAAGCCGGAACCGAATTCATCGCGCCCGATGTCAACGCCGTTTTGCAGCTATTAGAAAACATGAAGAAATAA
- a CDS encoding DUF2007 domain-containing protein, which translates to MPETVIVASFPTELEAEILRGRLEADGIEAWLRGARVASTLGAVSEFNISWNNPLGGVEVWVRAEDADEAKLVLRAIHPPKLRPPQKFPNALQMVVGGGFALGAWNGGNLFHPLLGYLGVAVTLIATVILARK; encoded by the coding sequence ATGCCAGAAACGGTTATCGTTGCCTCCTTTCCAACCGAGCTTGAAGCCGAAATCTTGCGCGGGCGACTGGAAGCCGATGGCATCGAGGCGTGGCTGCGCGGGGCGCGTGTCGCTTCCACGCTGGGTGCCGTCAGTGAGTTCAATATCAGTTGGAATAATCCGCTCGGCGGCGTCGAAGTTTGGGTGCGCGCGGAAGATGCCGATGAAGCGAAGCTCGTCTTGCGGGCGATTCATCCGCCTAAACTTCGCCCGCCGCAAAAATTCCCGAATGCGCTGCAAATGGTCGTTGGCGGAGGCTTCGCGTTGGGTGCGTGGAACGGAGGCAATCTTTTTCATCCACTCCTTGGCTATTTGGGAGTCGCCGTTACGCTTATCGCAACTGTAATTCTGGCGCGCAAGTAA
- the hisB gene encoding imidazoleglycerol-phosphate dehydratase HisB yields the protein MTRTSQRTRNTNETQIELSLDLDGTGRFDIALPQGAGAPFWQHMLEQWTKHGRFDLTIRATADVEVDGHHLVEDLGIALGEAINEAIGDKRGIARYGFFIAPMDEVLMLAAVDFCNRPYLQLDWNLKQERIGDFDTFLAREFLIGLANNARMNLHLRELQGGNAHHVIEAGMKALAKAMRAALTVDGDELPTTKGLL from the coding sequence ATGACTCGAACTTCGCAGCGCACGCGCAACACCAACGAAACGCAAATCGAACTGTCGCTCGACCTCGACGGCACAGGCCGTTTCGACATCGCGCTGCCGCAGGGCGCGGGCGCTCCGTTCTGGCAGCACATGCTGGAACAGTGGACAAAGCATGGCCGTTTCGATCTGACGATTCGCGCGACCGCCGACGTTGAAGTCGATGGGCATCATCTGGTGGAAGATTTGGGCATTGCACTCGGCGAAGCCATCAATGAAGCGATTGGCGACAAGCGCGGCATTGCGCGCTATGGCTTCTTCATCGCGCCGATGGACGAAGTGTTGATGCTGGCCGCTGTCGATTTCTGTAACCGCCCCTATTTGCAACTCGATTGGAATTTGAAGCAGGAGCGCATCGGCGATTTCGATACGTTTCTGGCGCGCGAATTTCTAATTGGCCTCGCGAATAACGCGCGGATGAATCTGCACCTGCGCGAGTTGCAAGGCGGCAACGCGCATCACGTTATCGAAGCCGGCATGAAAGCCCTCGCAAAAGCGATGCGCGCCGCCCTCACAGTTGACGGCGACGAACTGCCAACAACCAAAGGTCTTCTTTAA
- the hisH gene encoding imidazole glycerol phosphate synthase subunit HisH — protein sequence MISIINCGINNLRSVEKAFEHLGHQVTIAQTPDDVARADRLVLPGVAAFGATMDALREADLIEPIIEKATSGAPFLGICVGQQLLFDWSEELGLHAGLGIVSGKVQKFPDLPGLKVPHIGWSALEFPRETRLFRGVESGEMVYFVHSFLAVPDDSAVVAATAQHGVRFCASIERDNVMAVQFHAEKSSRAGLKMLDNFARI from the coding sequence ATGATTAGCATTATCAACTGCGGTATCAACAATTTAAGAAGTGTCGAGAAAGCGTTTGAGCATCTCGGCCACCAGGTGACCATCGCGCAAACGCCCGATGACGTGGCGCGCGCCGACCGGCTCGTGCTTCCGGGCGTTGCTGCATTTGGCGCGACGATGGACGCGTTGCGCGAAGCCGACTTAATCGAGCCGATTATCGAGAAAGCGACTTCCGGCGCGCCGTTTCTTGGCATCTGCGTGGGCCAGCAATTGCTTTTCGATTGGAGCGAAGAACTCGGCCTGCACGCAGGACTGGGAATTGTTTCCGGCAAAGTGCAGAAGTTTCCCGATTTGCCTGGTTTAAAAGTGCCGCACATCGGCTGGAGCGCGCTCGAATTTCCGCGCGAAACCAGGCTGTTCCGAGGCGTCGAAAGCGGCGAGATGGTGTATTTCGTCCATTCGTTTCTTGCTGTTCCTGATGACAGCGCAGTGGTCGCAGCGACGGCACAACACGGCGTGCGCTTCTGCGCGTCCATCGAGCGCGACAATGTGATGGCCGTTCAATTTCATGCGGAAAAGAGCAGCCGCGCCGGACTCAAAATGCTCGATAACTTCGCGCGAATTTAA
- the argC gene encoding N-acetyl-gamma-glutamyl-phosphate reductase yields the protein MQEEKMVRVGLVGASGYGGAELARLISAHPNATVTAATASGERAGQKLSDLFPSLRGICDVVLAPFDADTLAQSCDVVFFSLPHGKTFDMAPPLLERGVKVIDLGADFRLRDTDEYAQWYKLEHKEPELLAEAVYGLPEYNREKIKGARLVANPGCYPTASILALAPFVEANVIERNSIIVDAASGTSGAGRSSFGLGMHHSEIASDFKAYNVGAHRHTPEIEQGLGDASTVESDRTFRINFTAHLLPIARGILATCYADVSRDLTTEQAVEILRARYENEPFVRVREAGDLPQIAHVTGGNFCDIGAVVDPRTRRLIVVSAEDNLLKGAAGQAVQNMNLMFGIEETAGLWFAPVFP from the coding sequence ATGCAAGAGGAAAAGATGGTTCGGGTTGGGCTTGTCGGCGCGAGTGGTTACGGCGGCGCTGAACTGGCGCGGCTCATTTCGGCACATCCAAACGCAACGGTAACAGCAGCGACAGCTTCGGGCGAACGCGCCGGACAAAAGCTTTCCGATTTGTTTCCGTCTTTGCGCGGCATCTGCGATGTCGTGCTAGCGCCGTTCGACGCCGACACATTGGCGCAAAGCTGCGACGTTGTTTTCTTTTCGCTGCCTCACGGCAAGACCTTCGATATGGCTCCGCCGCTGCTCGAACGCGGCGTGAAAGTGATTGATTTAGGTGCCGATTTCCGATTGCGCGATACCGACGAATACGCGCAGTGGTACAAGTTGGAGCACAAAGAGCCGGAGCTTTTGGCCGAAGCTGTTTATGGCCTGCCCGAATATAACCGCGAGAAGATTAAAGGCGCGCGGTTGGTGGCGAATCCGGGCTGTTACCCGACGGCGTCGATTCTGGCGCTCGCGCCGTTTGTCGAAGCGAACGTGATTGAACGCAACTCGATTATTGTCGATGCCGCGAGCGGAACAAGTGGCGCGGGTCGCAGTTCGTTCGGCCTGGGAATGCATCACTCCGAAATTGCGTCCGACTTTAAGGCATATAACGTCGGCGCCCATCGCCACACGCCCGAAATCGAGCAAGGCTTGGGCGATGCCAGTACGGTCGAATCCGACCGTACTTTTCGCATCAACTTCACGGCGCATTTGCTGCCGATTGCGCGCGGCATTCTGGCAACGTGTTACGCAGATGTCTCGCGCGATTTAACAACCGAGCAGGCTGTTGAAATTTTGCGCGCGCGATACGAAAACGAACCGTTTGTGCGCGTGCGCGAAGCGGGCGATTTGCCACAAATCGCGCATGTAACAGGTGGCAATTTTTGCGACATCGGCGCAGTGGTTGACCCGCGCACGCGGCGTTTGATTGTCGTTTCAGCAGAAGACAACTTGCTTAAAGGCGCGGCGGGACAAGCGGTGCAGAACATGAATTTGATGTTCGGAATCGAAGAAACCGCCGGTTTGTGGTTCGCACCCGTATTTCCATGA
- a CDS encoding MlaD family protein, whose translation MRGRDETKVGVVVVGALALLAGGYVFLRGIGLGSTSRYYVRLDRAANVSPGNDVLLQGVKVGQVKEVSLDPTTQKPVLMLAIDGDEKKFPLSTNYTYQVRQKSLLGENYIDIRGDFRQDLYLPNLPDQIISGTASASLLDVSDQITKQLGGLTSSLNREAAVTGKEFRQTLKLLNVTLDRVNKGVLNYDNQIKLAKTLDGIARLTQQAGQGFGPQGIRITLGDDAARQNLNRTFASAAGAANQAEYAARNINGLTRNLGGVLNENRRELNGLLKNFSKVANNAAGLTESLTFIVRDANFKENSQIAFQSLRRAAENVEAGTAGFRTIAADPTAQKDLRDTLTALRATTEALRSTATVINSALTDPGTQGQLKSTLGTLAETATSLNVAMKNLAELSGGLNKTIGDPALQANLKASAENLAGTLAATRAAAERVNGLLGGRRPRATSDTQTGGAGSTVETAPTVISEIPTGMDFTYRRFVSDNVRPRNFGDVNFGAELFGAPFRLGLANIGDGTDLTLQTGRYIGKNAAIRYGVYRSKLGAGAQYQKGRFGLEANAWDLNRRSFNVYGGVRLTPGVELLVGREHVGNMRSNSIGVRLRP comes from the coding sequence ATGCGAGGAAGAGACGAAACAAAAGTTGGAGTCGTCGTGGTGGGCGCGTTGGCCTTGCTGGCAGGCGGCTATGTGTTCTTGCGCGGCATCGGGCTGGGCAGCACGTCGCGTTATTATGTGCGCCTCGACCGCGCGGCCAACGTATCGCCGGGCAATGATGTCTTGCTGCAAGGCGTGAAAGTCGGGCAGGTGAAAGAAGTTTCGCTCGACCCGACGACGCAGAAGCCTGTTTTGATGCTCGCCATTGACGGCGACGAAAAGAAGTTTCCGCTTTCGACCAATTACACCTATCAGGTGCGCCAAAAGTCGCTGCTTGGCGAAAACTACATCGACATTCGCGGCGATTTTCGCCAAGACCTTTATTTGCCGAATCTGCCCGACCAGATTATTTCCGGCACGGCTTCCGCCAGTCTGCTCGACGTTTCTGACCAGATCACGAAACAACTGGGCGGCTTAACCAGTTCTTTGAATCGTGAAGCGGCAGTCACCGGCAAAGAGTTCCGCCAGACGCTGAAACTGCTCAATGTCACGCTCGACCGCGTGAACAAAGGCGTGCTCAACTACGATAATCAGATTAAGCTGGCCAAAACGCTCGACGGCATCGCGCGTTTAACGCAGCAGGCCGGACAAGGCTTCGGGCCGCAGGGCATTCGGATTACGCTTGGCGATGATGCCGCGCGCCAGAATCTCAATCGCACTTTTGCCAGCGCCGCCGGTGCCGCGAATCAGGCGGAATACGCTGCGCGCAATATCAACGGACTTACCCGCAATCTGGGTGGTGTGCTGAATGAAAATCGCCGCGAGTTAAACGGCTTGCTGAAAAATTTCTCGAAAGTCGCCAACAACGCGGCGGGGCTTACCGAAAGCCTGACATTCATCGTGCGTGATGCGAACTTCAAAGAAAATTCGCAAATCGCGTTTCAATCGCTGCGACGCGCGGCGGAAAATGTCGAAGCGGGAACGGCTGGCTTTCGCACGATTGCTGCCGACCCGACCGCACAAAAAGATTTGCGCGATACGCTCACTGCGTTGCGCGCAACGACGGAAGCATTACGGAGTACGGCAACCGTTATCAACAGCGCCCTCACCGATCCGGGAACACAGGGCCAACTCAAAAGCACATTGGGCACGTTGGCTGAAACGGCGACTTCGCTGAATGTAGCAATGAAAAATCTGGCCGAACTTTCGGGCGGACTCAACAAAACCATTGGCGACCCGGCGTTGCAGGCGAACTTAAAAGCGAGCGCCGAGAATTTGGCGGGAACGCTGGCGGCGACGCGTGCGGCTGCCGAACGCGTCAACGGTTTGCTCGGCGGGCGCCGCCCGCGCGCCACAAGCGACACTCAAACAGGTGGAGCAGGAAGTACGGTCGAAACTGCGCCTACTGTAATTTCGGAAATTCCAACCGGCATGGATTTTACCTATCGCCGATTTGTTTCGGATAATGTCCGTCCGCGCAACTTTGGTGACGTAAACTTCGGAGCAGAGCTGTTTGGAGCGCCGTTCCGTTTGGGGCTCGCAAATATCGGTGACGGAACCGACCTCACTCTGCAAACCGGACGCTACATCGGCAAGAACGCTGCTATACGTTATGGTGTTTATCGCTCGAAGTTGGGCGCGGGCGCGCAATATCAAAAGGGTCGTTTCGGCCTGGAAGCGAATGCGTGGGACTTGAACCGGCGTTCGTTCAATGTTTACGGTGGCGTACGCTTGACGCCCGGAGTGGAATTGCTAGTCGGGCGCGAGCATGTCGGGAATATGCGAAGCAATTCCATCGGTGTTAGACTGCGGCCCTGA
- a CDS encoding metallophosphoesterase family protein, translating into MTTLGIISDTHIKEGGKTVLAPIVFKKFAHVDLILHAGDLNTPQTISDLEAIAPTFAVYGNNCNWDVLRTTPATRLLEIEKVRIGLTHGDVAAPGVKIQLSGCSGNNHTAANAMSHFPDADCIIFGHSHWPLIQWKTRADGEPVLLFNPGSAGQKRKALHYSCGILRVDGAQLETELITWG; encoded by the coding sequence ATGACGACTCTTGGCATCATTTCCGACACGCATATTAAAGAAGGCGGCAAAACGGTTCTCGCACCGATTGTCTTCAAGAAGTTTGCCCATGTCGATTTGATTTTGCACGCGGGCGACCTCAACACTCCGCAAACCATTTCCGACCTGGAGGCAATTGCGCCGACGTTCGCGGTTTATGGCAACAACTGTAACTGGGATGTTTTGCGCACCACGCCTGCAACGCGACTGTTGGAAATCGAAAAGGTGCGTATCGGTTTGACTCACGGCGATGTGGCCGCGCCCGGCGTCAAAATTCAGCTAAGCGGTTGCTCCGGCAACAATCACACGGCGGCGAATGCGATGTCGCACTTCCCCGATGCCGACTGCATTATCTTTGGCCACTCGCACTGGCCTCTCATTCAATGGAAAACGCGCGCTGATGGCGAGCCGGTCTTGTTGTTCAATCCCGGTTCTGCCGGACAAAAGCGCAAAGCGCTCCATTACTCGTGCGGAATCTTGCGCGTTGATGGCGCGCAGCTCGAAACAGAATTAATAACCTGGGGTTAA
- the rplI gene encoding 50S ribosomal protein L9 → MKVILTEDVEQLGQLHEVVEVANGYARNFLLPRSLAIPATPSAMSNLDNMKRVGERRMARQKVAADELAGKLSGQTIVMDVKVGTGGRLYGSISAGDIAAQVQKTLGIEIDKKTVQLDDTIRQTGLYRVPVKLHRDVVVTLPVEVGDAPAGGWPNADENVATEAAVEAEAVAV, encoded by the coding sequence ATGAAAGTTATTTTGACTGAAGATGTAGAACAATTAGGCCAGTTGCACGAAGTCGTGGAAGTCGCCAACGGATATGCACGCAACTTTTTGCTGCCGCGCAGCCTCGCCATTCCGGCGACGCCAAGCGCCATGTCCAACCTGGACAACATGAAGCGCGTCGGCGAACGTCGCATGGCCCGTCAGAAGGTTGCCGCCGATGAACTCGCCGGCAAGCTGAGCGGCCAGACAATTGTGATGGACGTTAAAGTCGGCACCGGTGGCCGTTTGTACGGTTCAATCTCCGCTGGCGACATCGCTGCTCAAGTGCAGAAAACGCTCGGTATCGAAATCGACAAGAAGACGGTTCAGCTCGACGACACGATTCGCCAGACGGGTTTGTACCGCGTGCCGGTGAAACTGCACCGCGATGTTGTTGTGACGTTGCCGGTTGAAGTCGGCGATGCTCCTGCCGGTGGTTGGCCCAACGCCGACGAGAACGTCGCAACCGAAGCTGCTGTTGAAGCCGAAGCTGTCGCTGTATAA
- a CDS encoding ABC transporter permease has product MTQRLPLSGLALEFFTWFGGLAALLGETFGYILRGAISYRHTVRQMADVGVGSLLVAIITVGFSGAVAALYVAIQLVKYGQQGFVGGLVGKSLFLEIAPVITAVVVAARAGSAMAAELGSMVVTEQVDALRSLAVPPVRYLVVPRVLGTLIMLPLVTILAAGAGVMGGYYASVTNGVSPSAYWESLKNIIELSDIVKGLLKTIPFALLISLIGCRQGLTTKGGAQGVGRATTSAVVFALIAIFVSDFFLSLLLQDAAGFVS; this is encoded by the coding sequence ATGACACAACGGCTGCCTTTGTCCGGTTTGGCTCTCGAATTCTTTACGTGGTTCGGCGGCCTGGCGGCACTTCTCGGCGAAACTTTTGGTTACATTTTGCGCGGCGCGATTTCCTATCGCCACACCGTCCGCCAAATGGCCGATGTCGGCGTTGGCTCTCTTCTTGTCGCAATCATTACGGTCGGATTTTCGGGCGCTGTTGCCGCTCTTTATGTCGCGATTCAGCTTGTGAAATACGGACAGCAGGGTTTTGTCGGCGGGCTTGTTGGGAAGAGTTTGTTCCTCGAAATCGCGCCGGTGATTACGGCAGTTGTCGTCGCGGCGCGCGCAGGCTCCGCGATGGCTGCGGAACTCGGTTCGATGGTCGTTACCGAGCAAGTCGATGCTTTGCGTTCGCTCGCTGTCCCTCCGGTGCGCTATCTGGTGGTGCCGCGTGTATTGGGTACGCTGATTATGTTGCCGCTTGTGACGATTCTCGCAGCAGGCGCGGGCGTAATGGGCGGCTATTATGCGTCGGTGACAAATGGCGTTTCTCCGTCGGCGTATTGGGAATCGCTGAAAAACATCATCGAACTGAGCGACATCGTCAAAGGCTTGCTGAAAACGATACCATTCGCCCTCCTGATTTCGCTCATCGGCTGCCGTCAGGGATTAACGACCAAAGGCGGCGCGCAGGGCGTCGGGCGCGCGACGACAAGCGCAGTTGTTTTCGCCCTAATTGCGATTTTCGTCTCGGACTTTTTCTTGTCGCTGTTGCTGCAAGACGCTGCGGGGTTCGTTTCCTGA
- a CDS encoding amidohydrolase: MKLLLSPVTAVTCDTKFRVIKDASIQIEDGAISYVGPRTEAPDFAPDETIGGEHLVALPGLVNTHAHNAMTLLRGWADDKPLEAWLSEDIWPFEANLQLADIVAGTELALCEMLRGGTTTVADMYFGYEKTVESYIASGMRACPGAVLLGFLPGADEKIARGKEFVRDFAAAGDGRISPFFAPHSLYTCDRAQWQTIIEAARELGALIHTHIAETTREVADVTKSWGASPIQTLQNIGAFDGPLHAAHCVHLDGKDWDVVQSTVEDGAFRVAHNPSSNLKLASGFAPVMEFLRRGVPTGIATDGAASNNDLDMWEEMRLAAFIHKAATGDATAVSAREALLMATREGARCLNLPQIGALQTGWRADICLMNFDAAHLTPNHSVVSNLVYAAKASDVATTIVDGKVLFRNGELKTLDEARIKHDARESAARLAVAARTSAGSKASGNG, translated from the coding sequence ATGAAACTTCTGCTTTCTCCCGTCACCGCCGTCACGTGCGACACCAAGTTTCGCGTGATTAAAGATGCTTCTATTCAGATTGAGGACGGCGCGATTTCTTATGTCGGCCCGCGCACCGAAGCGCCCGATTTCGCGCCCGACGAAACTATCGGCGGCGAGCATCTGGTGGCGCTGCCCGGACTGGTTAATACGCACGCTCACAACGCGATGACGCTTCTGCGTGGCTGGGCCGACGACAAGCCGCTGGAAGCGTGGCTCAGCGAAGACATTTGGCCGTTCGAGGCAAATCTGCAACTCGCTGATATTGTGGCTGGAACAGAGTTGGCGCTTTGTGAAATGCTGCGCGGCGGAACAACAACCGTCGCCGATATGTATTTCGGCTACGAGAAAACCGTCGAAAGCTACATCGCGAGCGGGATGCGCGCGTGCCCCGGCGCAGTGTTGCTCGGCTTTTTGCCCGGAGCCGACGAGAAAATCGCGCGCGGCAAAGAATTTGTGCGCGATTTTGCGGCTGCAGGCGATGGCCGCATTTCGCCGTTCTTCGCGCCGCATTCGCTTTACACCTGCGACCGCGCGCAATGGCAAACGATTATTGAAGCCGCACGCGAACTCGGCGCTTTAATTCATACGCACATTGCGGAAACCACGCGCGAAGTTGCTGATGTAACGAAAAGTTGGGGCGCATCGCCGATTCAAACTCTGCAAAACATCGGCGCTTTCGATGGGCCGTTGCACGCCGCGCACTGCGTTCATCTCGATGGAAAAGATTGGGACGTTGTCCAGAGTACGGTCGAAGACGGAGCTTTCCGCGTGGCACACAATCCGAGCAGCAATTTGAAACTCGCGTCGGGCTTCGCGCCGGTCATGGAATTCCTGCGACGCGGCGTGCCGACCGGAATCGCGACCGATGGCGCGGCGAGCAATAACGACCTCGATATGTGGGAAGAAATGCGTCTCGCGGCATTCATTCACAAAGCCGCGACTGGCGATGCGACTGCCGTTTCCGCGCGCGAAGCCTTATTGATGGCAACACGAGAGGGCGCACGCTGCCTCAATCTGCCGCAAATCGGCGCGTTGCAAACCGGCTGGCGTGCCGACATTTGCCTGATGAACTTCGACGCGGCTCATTTGACGCCGAATCACAGTGTCGTTTCCAACCTCGTTTACGCTGCCAAAGCAAGCGATGTCGCCACAACGATTGTCGATGGCAAAGTGTTGTTCCGCAACGGCGAACTGAAAACGCTCGACGAAGCCAGAATCAAGCACGACGCGCGCGAAAGTGCAGCGCGTCTGGCGGTTGCGGCGCGGACAAGCGCCGGAAGCAAGGCATCCGGCAATGGTTAA
- a CDS encoding ATP-binding cassette domain-containing protein, with translation MENTAEQKPLIELRNVSYSVVGDDGPRAILRDVSFSVEPRSIVCVMGVSGQGKTTLLRLIAGLIKPDAGEILVDGRDIGAMTEEELNEVRREMGFVFQYGALFDSLTIAQNVGFALEQQRRPAKEIQEIVHARLSDVGLSEVEDRLPSELSGGMRKRAAMARALASNPRIVLYDEPTSGLDPVLARVLDDLIVRLRDSAGTTNVVVSHHLPSIFRIADRVLMLHDARIAAEGTPAEVQNSTEEVVRQFIEGRAEGPINVH, from the coding sequence ATGGAAAATACCGCCGAGCAAAAGCCGCTCATCGAGTTGCGCAACGTTTCGTACAGCGTTGTGGGCGACGATGGGCCGCGCGCGATTTTGCGCGATGTCTCGTTCTCGGTTGAGCCGCGCAGCATTGTTTGCGTGATGGGCGTTTCGGGGCAGGGAAAAACCACACTTTTGCGCCTTATCGCCGGATTGATTAAACCCGATGCGGGCGAAATTCTGGTTGATGGCCGTGACATCGGCGCGATGACCGAAGAGGAACTCAACGAAGTTCGCCGCGAGATGGGTTTCGTTTTTCAATACGGCGCGCTTTTCGATTCGCTCACGATTGCCCAAAACGTCGGTTTCGCGCTCGAACAGCAGCGGCGTCCGGCGAAAGAAATTCAGGAAATCGTGCATGCGCGTTTGAGCGATGTTGGGCTAAGCGAAGTCGAAGACCGCTTGCCTTCCGAGCTTTCGGGCGGAATGCGAAAGCGCGCGGCGATGGCGCGTGCCCTCGCTTCCAACCCGCGCATCGTGTTGTACGATGAACCGACAAGCGGCCTTGATCCGGTTCTGGCGCGCGTGCTGGACGACCTTATTGTGCGCTTGCGCGATTCGGCGGGAACGACGAATGTTGTGGTGTCGCACCATCTGCCATCGATTTTTCGCATCGCCGACCGCGTGCTTATGCTACACGATGCACGTATCGCCGCCGAAGGCACGCCCGCAGAAGTGCAGAACTCGACAGAAGAAGTCGTGCGTCAATTCATTGAAGGGCGCGCTGAAGGGCCAATCAACGTACATTAA